From Actinopolyspora lacussalsi, a single genomic window includes:
- a CDS encoding hypothetical protein (product_source=Hypo-rule applied; superfamily=81345; transmembrane_helix_parts=Inside_1_16,TMhelix_17_39,Outside_40_42,TMhelix_43_65,Inside_66_76,TMhelix_77_99,Outside_100_103,TMhelix_104_126,Inside_127_137) — protein sequence MSDTQHRSVATKFEDFFGGPRLAITGIAVVLALAAVIALGWVGVSAFVCAAVFTGVEAILVTGWVAIRSGGSDALRVGLAGLGGLIVLFAFGATGIFTFAEQNVWSGLSGVIGIVTATLLLRVSLPRQNHGIQSQQR from the coding sequence ATGTCTGATACACAACACCGGAGTGTGGCTACGAAGTTCGAGGACTTCTTCGGCGGGCCACGTCTGGCCATCACGGGGATCGCTGTCGTTTTGGCACTGGCCGCGGTGATTGCGCTGGGCTGGGTCGGGGTGTCGGCGTTCGTGTGTGCCGCTGTATTCACCGGCGTGGAGGCGATCCTCGTGACAGGGTGGGTCGCGATCCGCTCGGGTGGGAGTGATGCGCTGCGTGTTGGCCTGGCGGGTCTTGGTGGGCTGATCGTCCTGTTCGCGTTCGGCGCTACCGGCATATTCACCTTCGCTGAACAGAATGTCTGGTCCGGGCTCAGCGGAGTTATCGGTATAGTGACCGCGACCTTGCTCCTGCGGGTATCTCTGCCCCGTCAGAACCACGGCATCCAGTCCCAACAGCGGTAG
- a CDS encoding hypothetical protein (product_source=Hypo-rule applied; superfamily=56112) — MHTSVAGPAVTVDLRQQPHAHALERAERSLGVVVDRESAVVKRRSVGARSDRETWVRLEVQPRESLGTRGWNGVEAAEVLRGVAKPAWYRGVSWLDRDAGLMWRADETQLVTAAPVPAAGVLRHAPELSESWWETFNASLDALATHRPAHPATRHTAFLTQQRITNLITRMFGADVDTTIDEWVAVHGDFAWPNLTAPECWLLDWEDWGAGPRGFDAVCLWMGSLAVPELAERIAAERAVDLSTRSGRLSWLYACAGILDTETDPVFTEPARHRAETLLGRPR, encoded by the coding sequence ATGCACACCTCTGTGGCGGGTCCGGCGGTGACGGTGGATCTGCGTCAGCAGCCGCACGCGCACGCGCTCGAACGGGCCGAGCGATCCCTGGGAGTGGTCGTGGACCGGGAATCGGCCGTAGTCAAGCGGCGCTCCGTCGGCGCCCGCAGTGACCGGGAGACGTGGGTGCGTCTCGAGGTTCAACCACGTGAGTCGCTGGGCACGCGAGGGTGGAACGGGGTTGAAGCCGCCGAAGTGCTGCGGGGTGTGGCCAAACCCGCCTGGTACCGGGGAGTGTCCTGGCTCGACCGGGACGCGGGGCTGATGTGGCGTGCCGATGAGACGCAGCTGGTTACCGCAGCGCCGGTCCCGGCCGCAGGCGTGCTGCGACATGCCCCGGAACTGTCCGAGTCCTGGTGGGAGACGTTCAACGCCTCGTTGGACGCGCTGGCCACGCACCGTCCGGCGCATCCCGCGACCCGGCACACCGCGTTTTTGACCCAGCAGCGCATCACGAACCTGATCACGCGGATGTTCGGTGCCGATGTGGATACGACCATCGACGAGTGGGTGGCCGTCCACGGCGACTTCGCGTGGCCCAACCTCACCGCGCCGGAGTGCTGGCTGCTGGACTGGGAGGACTGGGGCGCGGGACCGCGCGGTTTCGATGCCGTGTGCCTGTGGATGGGGTCGCTGGCGGTGCCGGAGCTGGCCGAGCGGATCGCCGCCGAGCGCGCCGTCGATCTGTCCACGCGCTCGGGGCGACTGTCGTGGTTGTACGCCTGCGCCGGGATTCTGGACACCGAGACAGATCCGGTGTTCACCGAGCCTGCCCGGCACCGGGCCGAGACCCTGCTGGGCCGGCCTCGATAG
- a CDS encoding uncharacterized protein (DUF427 family) (product_source=COG2343; cog=COG2343; pfam=PF04248; superfamily=54719), with translation MHSDEEIRVETSGKRVRAMLGGHVVADTRQAVLVWEHPYYPTYYVPRADVRAELADTGEVRHSRRLGEGTIHDVVTDSTTAPVAAIGYRNSPVAELRELVRLDWNSMDEWFEEDEPVYVHPRDPYKRVDILESSRHVQVRLDGVTVADSHHSRILFETGLPPRYYLPLPDVRMDLLRPSDHETQCPYKGTAGYWHVRTGEAEHPDTVWTYRTPLPESHKIAGLACFYDERVDVLLDGEPQRRPETPFS, from the coding sequence ATGCACAGCGACGAGGAGATCCGGGTCGAGACCTCCGGCAAACGGGTGCGCGCGATGCTCGGCGGGCACGTGGTGGCCGACACCAGGCAGGCGGTTCTGGTCTGGGAGCACCCCTACTACCCCACCTACTACGTGCCGCGCGCGGACGTGCGGGCCGAGCTGGCCGACACCGGCGAGGTGCGGCACTCGCGGCGGCTGGGCGAGGGCACGATCCACGACGTGGTCACCGACTCGACAACGGCCCCTGTGGCCGCGATCGGCTACCGGAACTCCCCGGTCGCTGAGCTGCGGGAGCTGGTCCGGCTGGACTGGAACTCGATGGACGAGTGGTTCGAGGAGGACGAGCCGGTCTACGTCCACCCGCGCGACCCGTACAAGCGGGTGGACATCCTGGAGAGCTCGCGGCACGTGCAGGTGCGGCTCGACGGCGTCACCGTGGCCGACTCGCACCACTCGCGAATCCTGTTCGAGACCGGCCTGCCGCCCCGCTACTACCTGCCGCTGCCCGACGTGCGGATGGACCTGCTGCGGCCCAGCGACCACGAGACCCAATGCCCGTACAAGGGGACCGCGGGCTACTGGCACGTGCGCACCGGCGAGGCCGAGCACCCCGACACGGTGTGGACCTACCGCACCCCGCTGCCGGAGAGCCACAAGATCGCCGGGCTGGCCTGCTTCTACGACGAACGCGTGGATGTCCTCCTCGACGGCGAGCCGCAGCGGCGGCCCGAGACTCCGTTCTCCTGA
- a CDS encoding hypothetical protein (product_source=Hypo-rule applied; pfam=PF14430) yields the protein MTIRAKHFELEPDSTVTENLRESTLVTDSEVETFLAELSDPNANEAILTHDSRPMKQHPRPGRLTPDHSLKIAVAGGYGYAEYTGPGHWCQAVGDPASPEYHTSRSHTMRAGNGLSFPTLTRLVTEFLETGELPQLVTWREQVNPSVVHSL from the coding sequence GTGACAATTCGTGCCAAGCACTTCGAATTAGAACCGGATAGCACGGTGACTGAGAACCTTCGCGAGTCAACTCTGGTGACGGACAGCGAGGTGGAGACATTCCTGGCGGAGCTGTCGGACCCGAATGCGAACGAAGCGATACTGACCCACGATTCCCGACCGATGAAACAGCACCCACGGCCGGGCCGGTTGACCCCTGATCACTCGCTCAAGATCGCGGTCGCTGGTGGCTACGGCTACGCCGAGTACACCGGCCCGGGGCATTGGTGCCAGGCAGTGGGAGACCCGGCCTCGCCGGAGTACCACACCAGCCGTTCGCACACGATGCGTGCCGGAAACGGGCTCTCGTTTCCTACGTTGACACGCCTTGTCACCGAATTCCTGGAGACGGGTGAACTCCCTCAGCTAGTCACATGGCGTGAGCAGGTCAACCCCTCTGTTGTTCACTCATTATGA
- a CDS encoding hypothetical protein (product_source=Hypo-rule applied; transmembrane_helix_parts=Inside_1_6,TMhelix_7_25,Outside_26_78) yields the protein MRRGMWLLGSVVAVGVLVLGGWGVVRMDGSSSESEPPGGTPGTGVVSTEVERNEGVPWRRLKEEGATFKDPIEDLRDG from the coding sequence ATGCGACGTGGAATGTGGTTACTTGGCAGCGTAGTCGCTGTCGGGGTTCTGGTACTCGGAGGTTGGGGGGTCGTGCGTATGGATGGCTCCTCGTCCGAGTCCGAGCCACCGGGGGGAACCCCCGGAACGGGCGTGGTTTCCACCGAGGTGGAACGGAATGAGGGCGTTCCGTGGAGACGGTTGAAGGAAGAAGGAGCCACGTTCAAGGATCCCATCGAGGACCTGCGGGACGGCTGA
- a CDS encoding hypothetical protein (product_source=Hypo-rule applied), translating to MTRQPREPNRLRGYVPAFSGELHEPPRKRTTVPHSILERVLDGLHKL from the coding sequence GTGACCAGACAGCCCCGCGAGCCGAACCGCTTACGCGGCTACGTCCCCGCCTTCTCCGGCGAGCTGCACGAACCACCGAGAAAACGAACAACAGTGCCGCACTCGATCCTGGAACGAGTACTCGACGGGCTCCACAAACTCTGA
- a CDS encoding ribosomal protein L37AE/L43A (product_source=COG1997; cog=COG1997) produces MGLWRCAECGQQWEIHGVADNPRVRKVSRLGWFIAKLFG; encoded by the coding sequence ATGGGATTGTGGCGCTGCGCGGAGTGCGGGCAGCAGTGGGAGATCCACGGTGTCGCCGACAACCCCCGTGTCCGCAAGGTGAGCCGTCTCGGGTGGTTCATCGCCAAGCTCTTCGGCTGA
- a CDS encoding hypothetical protein (product_source=Hypo-rule applied), whose amino-acid sequence METTKRQHYWLPVPDRTGFKWHRHAFRGKYWDGRASDTSVCGKSCAMAKPSELDWFQAPTCPDCTELLIAEQSDTGSTEQPRTASPEQSDTGSAEGEQ is encoded by the coding sequence GTGGAAACCACCAAGCGACAGCACTACTGGCTGCCCGTGCCGGACAGGACAGGGTTCAAGTGGCACCGGCACGCCTTCCGGGGCAAGTACTGGGACGGCCGAGCCTCCGACACCTCGGTGTGCGGCAAGTCCTGCGCCATGGCCAAACCCAGCGAACTCGACTGGTTCCAAGCTCCCACCTGCCCGGACTGCACCGAACTCCTGATCGCCGAACAGTCAGACACCGGAAGTACCGAACAGCCGCGCACCGCGAGCCCCGAGCAATCGGACACCGGCAGCGCCGAGGGGGAACAGTGA
- a CDS encoding tetratricopeptide (TPR) repeat protein (product_source=COG0457; cog=COG0457; superfamily=48452), translating to MAEQGSPQGQLGGRLASMVGNDHLKAARHAAESARVPGEHMSRAELAERVNAWLLDNTGRSGALDRHYLGRLERGQVQRPGRDYRAAFRAVLQASDRDLGFALDPRTERLRRAAQHPRRADTTALSQAADMLSTVRRLEDETSASAVLPSVAAHAELVNHLADQSKHTAEAVGLASEISQYLGWLKIARDEYGDAQAHLDRAARLALEADDPQRLATALSFAAYRALLLGNYGQAANLNRAAMRDSRVDPGLRAYGHLQGAEIAAYDGDSHTATRMLTQADRLIENAPDPQALPDGSYWHIPPVLNGHKGFVLHALGDTEQARQTARESLEAMPEAWTRAEWAADHRALAGWEGDAATQRIRELD from the coding sequence GTGGCGGAACAGGGGTCACCTCAGGGGCAGCTCGGTGGCAGACTGGCGAGCATGGTCGGCAACGATCACCTCAAGGCCGCACGGCACGCGGCGGAGTCGGCTCGCGTGCCCGGTGAGCACATGAGCCGTGCCGAGTTGGCAGAACGGGTCAACGCGTGGCTACTCGACAACACCGGCAGGTCGGGGGCGCTGGACCGGCATTATCTCGGCAGGCTTGAGCGCGGGCAGGTTCAACGGCCGGGGCGGGACTACCGGGCGGCCTTCCGCGCGGTCCTACAGGCATCCGATCGCGACCTCGGGTTCGCACTCGACCCACGCACCGAGCGGCTTCGCCGGGCCGCACAGCATCCCCGCAGGGCCGACACCACGGCCCTGTCCCAAGCAGCCGACATGCTCTCGACCGTGCGCAGGCTCGAAGACGAAACGAGCGCGAGCGCAGTGCTGCCCAGCGTCGCGGCACACGCCGAACTCGTGAACCACCTGGCCGACCAGTCCAAGCACACGGCTGAGGCGGTGGGACTGGCCTCGGAGATCAGCCAGTATCTCGGCTGGCTCAAGATCGCACGGGACGAGTACGGCGACGCGCAAGCCCACTTGGACCGTGCGGCGCGGCTGGCGCTGGAAGCCGACGACCCGCAACGGCTCGCCACCGCGCTGAGCTTCGCCGCGTATCGCGCACTGCTGCTCGGAAACTACGGCCAGGCGGCCAACCTCAACCGAGCGGCGATGCGCGATAGCCGGGTCGATCCGGGACTACGCGCATACGGGCACTTGCAGGGTGCCGAGATTGCGGCCTACGACGGGGATTCCCATACCGCCACACGGATGCTCACCCAAGCCGACCGCCTGATCGAGAACGCTCCCGATCCCCAAGCACTACCGGACGGTTCGTACTGGCACATACCGCCTGTCCTCAACGGGCACAAAGGGTTCGTGCTCCACGCCCTCGGAGATACCGAGCAAGCCCGCCAGACCGCGAGGGAATCCTTGGAAGCCATGCCGGAAGCCTGGACCCGCGCCGAGTGGGCAGCGGACCACCGTGCCCTCGCCGGATGGGAGGGTGACGCTGCCACACAGCGGATTCGCGAACTCGACTGA
- a CDS encoding V8-like Glu-specific endopeptidase (product_source=COG3591; cath_funfam=2.40.10.10; cleavage_site_network=SignalP-noTM; cog=COG3591; pfam=PF13365; superfamily=50494; transmembrane_helix_parts=Inside_1_6,TMhelix_7_26,Outside_27_354) has translation MRTRRMVTGLVTAVSALAIGSNAIAVADQPPTAERAPSEATETVAKEVVSTSNAADFWTKERMRRAVPAPMPRPSGGQVSGPEGQENVLPQQSERGSLPRGVSTPQSSTDLRANAVSRAQRWTESGIPASTTGKMFAEGPQGQLYRCSGSVITADNQNTVWTAGHCLHDGNGQFYSNITFVPAYDNGTAPHGEWNASYMVTTTGWAENRDWEYDIAAFAVFPQSSDLEYRVGSQGYRFNAGQEFTDVRVFGYPAAGYQRTDFNGELLWYCRGDTVDASSWNPLNEKVRTDCDMHSGASGGPWIDDMNSNGLGYVIGASSHRQTDPDTGDLINNYFFSSNHGDAAINVYEDASTY, from the coding sequence ATGCGTACGCGACGCATGGTCACGGGGCTGGTGACTGCGGTCTCTGCGCTGGCGATCGGTAGCAACGCGATCGCCGTCGCCGATCAACCCCCCACAGCAGAGAGAGCTCCGTCCGAAGCTACTGAGACGGTGGCCAAGGAAGTGGTCAGCACCTCGAATGCCGCTGATTTTTGGACGAAGGAACGGATGCGACGGGCTGTGCCGGCGCCGATGCCGCGGCCGAGTGGTGGCCAGGTTTCCGGCCCGGAGGGGCAGGAAAACGTTCTGCCGCAGCAGTCGGAGCGGGGAAGCCTCCCGCGAGGAGTTTCTACCCCGCAGTCGTCGACCGATCTGCGGGCGAATGCGGTATCCCGAGCTCAGCGGTGGACAGAGTCCGGCATTCCGGCCTCGACCACGGGCAAGATGTTCGCCGAAGGTCCTCAGGGTCAGCTTTACCGGTGCAGCGGTTCAGTAATCACTGCCGACAATCAGAACACGGTCTGGACCGCCGGGCACTGTCTCCACGACGGAAACGGACAGTTCTACAGCAACATCACGTTTGTGCCAGCCTATGACAATGGGACTGCACCCCACGGTGAGTGGAATGCCAGCTACATGGTGACGACCACAGGCTGGGCCGAAAACAGAGACTGGGAATACGACATCGCCGCGTTCGCTGTCTTTCCGCAATCTTCCGACCTCGAATACAGAGTCGGATCGCAAGGATACCGATTCAACGCGGGCCAGGAATTCACGGATGTGCGTGTGTTCGGCTATCCCGCAGCGGGCTACCAACGCACCGATTTCAATGGTGAACTGCTGTGGTATTGCCGTGGCGACACAGTCGATGCGAGTTCCTGGAACCCCCTGAACGAAAAGGTGCGCACCGACTGCGACATGCACAGCGGGGCAAGCGGTGGACCGTGGATCGACGACATGAACTCGAACGGTCTCGGCTACGTCATCGGGGCCTCAAGCCACCGACAAACCGACCCTGACACTGGCGATTTGATCAACAACTACTTTTTCTCGTCCAATCACGGCGACGCGGCGATAAATGTCTACGAGGACGCCTCGACCTACTGA
- a CDS encoding hypothetical protein (product_source=Hypo-rule applied; cath_funfam=1.20.58.60), producing MPSVRRRRVHPSNQKSRSAPASPYKVIERGEDNTKFLRKFLDDQEARDDYIRMARRFREKLTPRGSRVVESHGSSRWDCPDIG from the coding sequence ATGCCCAGCGTGCGTCGACGCCGTGTACATCCCTCCAACCAGAAATCCAGGTCGGCACCTGCCTCGCCGTACAAGGTGATCGAACGCGGTGAGGACAACACCAAGTTCCTGCGGAAGTTCCTGGACGACCAGGAGGCGCGGGACGACTACATCCGAATGGCGCGGCGATTTCGCGAGAAATTGACGCCGCGCGGGAGTCGGGTGGTGGAATCTCACGGCTCGTCTCGCTGGGATTGCCCCGACATCGGGTAG
- a CDS encoding hypothetical protein (product_source=Hypo-rule applied), protein MNASSAMQPGRDLGRSAVERGSFVEISAETERIAVYWFTPEGDRYQHATVDALPTEGGGVSTLGGHDYAEAPPAEGRRMNHVRPCCEDCFNEYPRLDRGQPSWNR, encoded by the coding sequence ATGAATGCGAGCAGTGCCATGCAGCCCGGCCGCGATCTGGGCCGGTCTGCCGTGGAGCGGGGGAGCTTTGTGGAGATCAGTGCGGAGACGGAGCGCATCGCGGTGTACTGGTTCACCCCGGAAGGAGATCGCTACCAGCACGCCACGGTGGACGCGTTGCCGACCGAGGGCGGTGGGGTGAGCACGCTCGGCGGGCACGACTACGCCGAAGCTCCCCCGGCCGAAGGCCGGCGCATGAACCATGTTCGGCCGTGCTGCGAGGACTGCTTCAACGAATACCCGCGGCTGGACCGTGGACAACCGAGCTGGAACAGGTGA
- a CDS encoding 8-oxo-dGTP diphosphatase (product_source=KO:K03574; cath_funfam=3.90.79.10; cog=COG0494; ko=KO:K03574; pfam=PF00293; superfamily=55811), translated as MNTPGLDELTSADTADGVDQHVVGAVIDHGGTLLLLKRPADDFRGGTWELPSGKVEPTDTDLYAALHREVTEETGLTISTITGYLGAFDYTSGSGKHTRQHTWTVTVANPAEVHLSEHDESAWVVTTDQHPVSAEVQQLIDAHLANPAHRLHTLNNPASTYS; from the coding sequence ATGAACACACCCGGCTTGGACGAACTCACCAGCGCCGACACCGCCGACGGCGTCGACCAACACGTCGTCGGCGCCGTCATCGACCACGGCGGCACGCTCCTCCTGCTCAAACGGCCCGCCGACGACTTCCGCGGCGGCACCTGGGAACTGCCCTCCGGCAAAGTCGAACCCACTGATACCGACCTGTATGCCGCGCTACACCGCGAAGTCACCGAAGAAACCGGCCTGACCATCTCGACCATCACCGGCTACCTGGGCGCGTTCGACTACACCTCCGGCTCCGGCAAGCACACCCGCCAACACACCTGGACCGTCACCGTGGCCAACCCCGCCGAGGTACACCTCAGCGAACACGACGAGTCCGCTTGGGTGGTCACCACCGACCAGCATCCGGTCAGCGCCGAAGTACAACAACTCATCGACGCCCACCTCGCCAACCCCGCACACCGCCTACACACACTGAACAACCCCGCAAGCACCTACAGCTAG
- a CDS encoding hypothetical protein (product_source=Hypo-rule applied), with the protein MTVGPDFVERGEVALGEGIIVVGDWQSEVNPMKAVIKLGCAAVVATMSAPTAGDDPIDAR; encoded by the coding sequence GTGACGGTGGGTCCAGATTTCGTCGAACGCGGCGAGGTAGCACTCGGCGAGGGCATCATCGTCGTGGGGGACTGGCAATCCGAAGTGAACCCGATGAAGGCCGTAATCAAGCTCGGCTGCGCCGCCGTCGTTGCCACCATGTCGGCACCGACCGCTGGTGACGACCCGATCGACGCCCGGTGA
- a CDS encoding hypothetical protein (product_source=Hypo-rule applied; pfam=PF14430), protein MIISALVHDQFHHVERWDDVDRVIDEAIDRSLPGSAEAPIPLGEVAQFYCAAQPWTDEVGEWAPDNFLQLASDPSAGYAALTWVGFRGEATMETFVSFGTDAPLRTPPRLVIDPGYPHDHDPHSALPLEQARIAVREFCRTGGARPQSVTWVRGDFTGAILQPLPDVVA, encoded by the coding sequence ATGATCATCAGCGCACTCGTGCATGACCAGTTCCACCACGTGGAGCGCTGGGACGATGTTGACCGTGTGATCGATGAGGCCATCGATCGCTCCCTGCCTGGATCGGCGGAGGCGCCGATTCCACTCGGTGAGGTGGCCCAGTTCTACTGCGCCGCCCAGCCCTGGACCGATGAGGTCGGTGAGTGGGCGCCGGACAACTTCCTCCAGCTCGCCAGCGACCCCTCCGCCGGCTATGCCGCGCTGACCTGGGTAGGTTTCCGAGGGGAAGCCACGATGGAAACGTTCGTCTCCTTCGGCACGGACGCTCCGTTGCGCACCCCACCTCGCCTGGTCATCGATCCCGGCTACCCGCACGACCATGACCCACACAGCGCGCTCCCCCTCGAACAGGCCCGCATCGCCGTCCGAGAGTTCTGCCGCACAGGCGGCGCACGACCGCAGTCGGTGACCTGGGTACGCGGCGATTTCACCGGTGCCATCCTGCAACCGTTGCCGGACGTCGTCGCCTAG